The following coding sequences are from one Penaeus monodon isolate SGIC_2016 chromosome 21, NSTDA_Pmon_1, whole genome shotgun sequence window:
- the LOC119586143 gene encoding uncharacterized protein LOC119586143 gives MKKQVLLLAVLLAHAATGLGYTAVSSVLENSACDESVENFIDCSAVQDVSEVADAMKTLSEAGFLDFAGFSLNNNPNVISLPADLLGDMNFLRVVITNNINLVSAEDFLGASRDVVTQIDLSSSQLAYVPPLKSSSVTEYTQNAAALELISKDALSGMPNLQVLTLQGVGNNQQGVAIEFGAFATLKKLEVLDLEGSRLRSFNVTSGAFQFDSPALKTVQLGGIYMENVFPGSFEGFTASTTLTLLVNYPITIGNFFNVFSSGAQVVVQEATPCHCNLAWIRLSSFVKQANIKCVVMQDFVSLANIPETYFLNCCSA, from the exons ATGAAGAAACAGGTCCTCCTTCTCGCCGTCCTGCTCGCTCACGCAGCCACAGGTTTGGGCTACACCGCCGTGTCCTCGGTGCTGGAGAATTCAGCCTGCGACGAATCCGTCGAGAATTTCATCGATTGCTCCGCCGTCCAGGATGTCTCCGAGGTGGCCGACGCCATGAAGACTCTCAGCGAGGCAGGGTTTCTTGACTTCGCGGGATTTTCGCTCAACAACAACCCCAACGTCATCTCACTCCCTGCAGATCTGCTCGGGGACATGAATTTCCTGCGCGTTGTCATCACAAACAACATCAACCTTGTGAGCGCGGAAGATTTCCTGGGCGCCTCGAGGGACGTCGTGACCCAGATTGACCTCAGTTCATCGCAGTTAGCCTACGTTCCGCCCCTGAAGTCATCAAGTGTGACGGAATACACCCAGAACGCCGCGGCTTTGGAGCTCATCTCGAAGGACGCGCTCTCCGGCATGCCCAACCTACAG GTCCTTACTCTACAGGGCGTAGGAAACAACCAACAAGGTGTCGCCATCGAATTCGGCGCCTTCGCTACCCTCAAGAAGCTCGAAGTTCTTGACCTGGAGGGAAGTCGTCTCCGCAGTTTCAATGTGACTTCGGGTGCCTTCCAGTTCGACTCCCCGGCTCTCAAGACCGTACAGCTCGGTGGCATTTACATGGAAAACGTCTTTCCTGGTTCCTTTGAAG GTTTCACGGCAAGCACGACTCTTACCCTTCTGGTTAACTACCCGATCACCATTGGAAATTTCTTTAACGTTTTCAGCAGTGGGGCTCAAGTTGTTGTTCAAG AAGCGACCCCCTGCCACTGCAACCTCGCTTGGATCCGCCTGAGTTCGTTCGTCAAGCAGGCAAACATCAAGTGTGTGGTGATGCAAGATTTCGTCAGCTTGGCAAACATCCCTGAGACTTATTTCCTTAACTGCTGTAGTGCTTAG